The DNA region TGCAGTGAAGAACGTACTACACTGTGTAGCACTGAAGTAAGGCTGTATGATTACTGTTCCCCTCCAAAACTCATGAAAATGAGGCCTCTCGTGAGGATATCTCCAAAAGCAAGCTGGCTTATAAAATAAACCCCATACGCTCACTCACTTGAATGGTGCTTCAGCTACAGCTTTGGTGAACATACTGGCAAAGTCTCCAAGTTCCTTCCAACTCTCGAGGAGTCTAACCTGGACTCCTGTGTGAAGCTGCAGATCCACCAATGCCTGTAGACATGATAGGGCCCAAGAGTGAGTGAGGTGACTCATCCCCCAGCACACACCAGCCTCAAGTCCAATCCCTCCCCTTTTTGCTTAGGTCAGACATTTAGGGGATGTTTTGGGAGGGGACACGAACCCAAGAAGCCTCCGAAAACAGCCACACTCGATCAAGAAACCAAACAACACATACAAGATTGTGGAGTGACAGGGGCCTTCATAGGACTTAGCATCAGAGGTGGCAAGGTGTTTTTGGGACGCTGCCCCAGTCCCTTATTGCAGCCTGCTGTAGAACAAGAAGGCTGCCTCAAGTCAGCTGGCTCCCCCACATTGGAATGGCTAGTTTGAAGCATTAAAAGATACAGTTTGGGATGTTCTAGCCATTGCCTCTTGAGTTGCTCTATAGAAAAATGTGCTGCATGCCAATTTAATGCAATTTCAGTTGTAGCAGATTAACATCTCCATAAAGAGGCCCGTTTTGCACCATTTACCCCATCCAGTGTTCATTGCCACCTACTGCACACACTCTGGTTAGGGTTATCCACTGGGCTGTGAAGAATGATGGGTGTTACATCAGAGATCTACATAAAGGGAATGACATCTGGAATTGACATGGAGGAGACACCCTGGTCTCCAGGGAGGTGGGATACATGTGCAGCATTAGAGTCCTCTAGCAGCTAATCACAGATGAAAATCTCCATCTCATTCAGGCTGCCTCCCTAGCAGCAAGGAGAGTGCGAGAGAATGCGCTTGGACACACAACAcggcaaaaagagagagacaaaaccaAGTACCTGATTCTCACTAACATCAGAATCCTTGGGCCTGTCCTGTTTCTATTAGATATGTTCAGGTCAGTTCCTCTTTGCCTATGGTAGAGAGCTGAGGCTGAAAGGCTCTCCCCTCAAACTCAGGTATTAAAGAGGGTTGAATTCCCCTCACCACAGAGTGGGTCTTCTCAGGTAAAATGCTAAATCATCGAGAAAGCCAGGAAAGGAGAATAATGCTCCAAGTTTACCCACTTCTTCCACTTCCACCCTGGACAGCTCTGGGCCAGAATCCCCCTTTCCCTTCCGTTTTTTCCGTTTCCCTTGTCCTTCTACTTGGCTTCCATTCAGCACTGCCTGCCGCAGCTTCTTCCGGGACTGAACTTTGTGAGATCTGAGAAGAGAAAGAATAGCCCAGGAGTCCACATCTGCTCCAGTGCGAGCAGAAGGCACTGTAGGAATGGTGCAGGCTTCTCGGGAGCTCACAGTTACCAGCTGTCCCCAGTAGGAGACGCTATATGAAACAGTGAAGGAACTCTGCTGCTGTTTTTCATGTTTCAGCCTTCGCCAGTAGGAAATACAAGTAATGATGCAGAACACTTATGGCATTCTAGCTGTGGCCACTGCCAGCACTTATTCTGCAAGAAACAGCATAGAAATCTCTGAAGGGAGAATTCTAACCTGAAATATTTCTCTAGTTCGACTACAGCCAGTGCTAGAGTTTTCCCAGGAGCTCTCTCCATGACACAAGCTACGAAGCTCCGTAAAGTCTCTTTCGGTCCTTCTGTGCCACCCTGGACTTCCTGCAAAAAGAGCCAGAAAATAGCATTTAAACCCCCTTTGAACCATATAGTTCAGGACAACACTAGCAAAGAGCAAcctcaggccccaatcctgcagctgaAACTGTGCAGATGTAAGGGTTTCCACAGGCAGATCCACTTGCAGAACTGGAGTCTCAGGTTTCAGTGCTGCAGTTAAGTCAAACCCCTCAGCATGCAGAGAAATTTCTGCACTCCCAAGGCCTCCTTCCAATACAGGAGCAATGGGGCGGGGAGGGCGAGTGGGAGGTTCCATCTCGCCAGTTCAGAAGGCTTGACAACATTGGGACATTCATATtgttttaaaacaggaaaattgTTATTCGCCCTAAGCCTCCAAAACAAACCTCCGTAAAAAGAGAAACGGGTAACCCAACTGTTTGAGCAAGGCACGTTCGGACAGCACATAGAAGCCACCAGCAACCTCACCTGCCTGTAGCTGTAGATCATGGATACAAAATCCTCCAGGCGAAGCAGAACCAGGATATTGGGTTCTTCTATCCAGCTGCCTTCTTCAACCTGCCCAGAGTTGAACACGTACTGAATTCAAGATATTTGTGAAAGCGATCCTATTCTGATCCTAGCTTCATGTATACCCAGGGTTTTAGCCACAGATGAAACATTTCAGTCAGAGCTTGTTAATGACCCATCTCCCTTACGTTGATGCTCCTGCTCATTGCTCACCAAAAGGAGGCAGAAGGGCAGAGTTACTCAGACTGCTGATGAGTTTTATAGTGCACATGTGGCATCAGTTTATTAGTAATCGGAGAGCGAGAGTGTGCAaaaggctgggaacagcaaaagaCCAGTGAAACGTGACACCAAAGTGAAGAACATTAAGAGAGCTCAGCAGAAAGAAGGGTCTGAGGACATGGATGATTCATTGTGTTTATATAGCATTAATAGATAGTATCAATCTGCTTTACAGAGAGTCACTAGTAGAAAAGATTCAACAAGGGGAAGTGGCACAGTGGCCTGGAGTGAGGGGAGCAAGTTCCAGATCAAAGTGAACAACAGCTACCCTTCTGAGCAGGGATGAGAACAAGAGAGAGGAGTGAGTGATTGGGGCAGTAGATGGGCACAAGGTCAGAAGTACTGTGGAGAGAAGATCTATTGATAAGTCTGAATACCAGCAAAGGAATTTGAAATTGGATTCAAAGATGGCTAAGAAGTCAGCAAAGGTAGCATGGAGGATGGGGATGTAACGGTTCCACTTCTGGGAGGAAAAGCAGTCTGGCCAGAACATAGCTAAGATTTAAGAAGACCATAAAAGGGGGATTTAGAATAGTCCAGAATGGGAATAAAGGTGCAGTTAAGCATTTCAGAGGAGTAAGGCCAAGACCAGGACTGGCACTATCTCAAGGGAGAGGCAAAACAGAAAGAGTTCAGATCAAGGAGAACATTCTAAGATTTCTGCCCTGGTAACCAAGGCTTATGGTCCAGGTTTATTCCATGTCTCTGAAATCACTAAAGGAGTTTTAACTCAGGAGAGAGACTAATTTCTGAAGCATTCAGCAGCAGGGTCAAGCAGGAGCTGACAGAGCCATTGCAAGCAGTTAGTGTCAAATTAGGTGTAGAAAAGGGTGTTATCTCACTAGAAATAATGCCAAAGGTTAAACAGGGGAGGGGGCATCACAGAAATAAGAAACAAAGACAGGTACATCTGGGAGCAGAATTCTGTGGCACTCCAAACAGAGAAAACAAAGGGGAAATCTAAATCTTCCTTCAGAAATGATAAAGGTGGCTCACAGGAAGCTTGAGAAGAAAGTAGCCAGAGTTACGGGGACTGGAAAAGAGATGAGATGGGAAAGGTAAGTCTTGGGAGTTTTTAGTTACATAGTATGGAGAAGAGCTGGTGAGAACAAGTGGGAAATGAAGTTTTGCATGCCAGGGAAAGACCAAAAAGAAGTCAGTCTCATTTTAAGATTCTCTGGGTAGCTCATAGACAGACACAAGGCTACCACCAGTAACTGCAGATCACCAGGCAACACAACCCCAGGTGCTAAGCACAGAGGAAGAAAAAGGTGTAAGCTTCAGACATTGTGGTCCCCTACCTGAGATGAcccagccctcctcctcctccaggtgaTGCTACAGGGAACAGCCTGACTCTCAATCACACAGCCACAGTTCATGGACTGCAAAGCACTGAGGACTTGCCCACCTCCTTCTACCTGCAAGAGAACTGAGATGGGTGCAAAGGTCAGGGGTTCACAATGAGGGCTGTCACTTAATTCaaggctgaaaaaaaaaagatcaggaaTGGTACCTGGATCCAGCACCACTGTTATGTGCTTCAGGCACTCTTCTGGTCGCTGGGCCTTCAGCATGTTGGCAAGTGCCTTTTTCCTCTCTCGGTCCTGCTCCCGCTGCCCCTTCTGCACTTCCCGCTCTCTCCTCCTCTGCAACGCAGCCTGGCgagccctctctctctcctcctggctGTGTTTTGACTTCTTCTGAGGCGGGGACATTTCAGAACTTGCCTCTGCCACCAGAGACCTGCTACTCTGGGCTGGAGAGACTGACCGACAAACTGGAGGCTGGTGCAAAGGTACCCTCTTGGAATCCTCTGTGGCATCATCTTGGTCACTAGCTGAAATTTCCCAGGATGAGACAGGGGTTCTTGTCTGCGTGTCAGAAGCCTTTGGCAGCAACTGTTCTCTGCAGTCAGTAACCACTTGTTCATAGTTCTGACGGAGCACAGTACCCCTAGCTTTACACACTGCATCACAGCTACTCAGTTGCTGGTCCTCAGAAAGCAAAATACTAATTTTAGAGGACTTGCTGTTCACCAATTTCCCCCTTAGTCTTTCAGACAAGGGTAttatctcctcttcctcctcactctcACTGCTCAGCCTTGCAATCGCATCCTTACAAGCGCTGACTCGGTCAGAATCCTGGTTACCAGGGAACTTTTCCAaccctggggaaggaggagaggattCCTCAGAGTCAGAGCTGCAGATCACCACAACCCTCTCCtttgaaggaggctgttgttttAGAAAAGTGAACTTTGGCAGGTGCTCAACATCGCTCTCATCCGACTCCAGGGACATCGTGGTCAGTCAGTCCCTTCCAACGCGCAGCATCTAGGAACGGGAAGCAGAGCAATGAGGAGCCGGCTCCAGACAGTCCCCACGCTGGGGTGGGGATCCTGAAGGGGCTGGGTAACTTAATGACCTGTAACAACCTAAGTCTGCAGCGAGCGCCCCAGAGAGGTGACTAGATCTCGTGCTTCAAGACCCAGAGAAATAAGCCGATTTGCAGCCTCAGGGGCCTCCCCCTCCGCGAGCACGAGCCGCCAGGGCGGGTTCCCCGCGAGCGCAGGATACCCCCGAGGCGGCCGCGCGCGGGGGCTGGGGGCGCGCACAGCCTTGTCCGCGGAGAGGCGATGGCCGAGGCCGCCGTGGGGCGGAGGGGGCCTGGGGAGGGTCTGGGAGGGtccgtgccgccccccccaggccacggagagaacccaggcgtccgagtCTGGCCCTTGCTCTGACCCCGCCCTCCTACCGCCCCCACATTGAAACCTGCCGCCGCCTCCTCTCAGTCCTGACCGGAAATCCTACGCCGGAGCCGGAAGTGGCCCCCACCGGAAGCGGAAGTGCAGGAAGATGGCGGCGCTGGGGCGACTGGCGGGTTTGGGGGCGAACAGGCTGCGtgagtgtgcgggggggggggtgtctgggggcgATTAGCGGTTGGGGCCGGGCTCCGCCCTGGGAAGCGGAGAGTCCGTCAAGGGGAGGCAGGGGGACGCTGTCAGGGAAGAGCAGTGGTGGGACCCGGGGGCCGAGTGGGCCTCGCCCACCCTGAACTAAGTGCAGCCCGGGCGGGGGTAGGAAATCGCCCTTCCCGCAGTGCGGCCTCCCGGTGACTAGCCTATGGGCTGTTAGTACCGGtaggggcaggggggctgttGTGGCGCCATCTGGTTGTGTCTCAGCTGTGTAGTGGTTACAgcctaatgggggggggggagctgcctaGGCTTCCGAGGTGATGTTGGAGCCAATGGAAAGTCTAGAACATGCCAGGAAGGGTGGCACAAAGAGGTAGTTGTGGACTGGTTACCTGCTGTGATCTAGCTACAAGGTTGTATGTGTGTCCATAGGTGCCAGATACCTTTTAAACGCACTTTGAGCTCAATGGATAAAAAGCACTTTAGAAGCGCTAAGTATTATTAACCGCCAATgtcccccttcttccctcccgcCTTAGCTACCCCTTTTTGCCCATTGGTCACCCTGTCTAGAGTTCTGTATCATGCCTGATCCATAGCGGAGTATCTGAAGTTCGAGTAGTTTGATGTGCTAATAGGACCAATAGAAATATATAGTTCTGCCAGGTCTGGGACATTAAAATCTATATGCCATGCACATCTGCCCATGCCAGTTCTTATAGGTTGGGCCAGTTCTGCTGTCAGTGACACCATTGTAACTATTAAAGTCACTGAAGTTACTCTGGTTCTTATATCTGTCCACCTGAGAGTGGAGCTGGCCCAACGTATATAAGATCTGACATGAGAGTAGGCAGGCATATATTACATATGCCTGGTTGTATATTGACTTAGTGGAGTTATTCTGGTTTTACACTTCTTGGCCTGTTCAACAGTATGTAGTAGGGAATCCTTCTGCACCAGGTCAGGTTTATCTTTTTACTCTTAACTGATTAATTGGAATGAGTTCAGGTGGGCCCTTTAACATAGCAGCCTTTGTGCCCAAAAAGGAAAATCCGAGttctcgtttaaaaaaaaaaacaaaaaaagtctgtTGTTCCTTTCCCTTCCTGTCATCCAGCAGATGCCCACTTCCTAATCTCCATTTCTCTTTGAAACTGGTGGTGGGCTGGGAGGTCAGATGGGTGCTCAAACTTAAAGTCCTCTCCTAATAAAAAGCAGAGCTGCGGACAGGGCATTCTCCAGGAGAGGCTCAGAACTTCTGAATTCTGTCACCAGTTCATAGTGCGACTTTGAGTAAATCCCTTGAGCTTTGTGCCTTagtttacccatctataaaatgtaAATACTTTCCTACTACATTTTATGTTATATAGTTTTAActgacatttgtaaagtgctttgatgtcCTTACATGAGATATATACCAGTGCACAGTATGATATAAAATAATTACATTGAAGATCAAACAAAGGTAGTTAGTTTCTTAGATAAGGATTAAATTTAATCCCAAGGCAGAGCTCTATAAATCCCATTACTTCCTGTCCCCACTCCGCTGCTATTTCTCTTAAGTCACGGCCCCTGTCTTTTACTTAATGTATTCTAAACATATATaataaattgttctttttaaagacatccaccccccccccccaatctttgtgACTTGCAAAGTATCTGTTATAATTTAATTAAGATAAAATTCATCTACTGCTTTTCTTTAAATAAGGAAATGAGACACTTGTGGTAACCACTGTTTAGTAAAACGCTACTTAGACCTCTGAATAGAAGGATTTAGAGTAAAGTGAAACTAGCTGCTGAGTGCATGAAAAAGAACTAATTATATGGAAGACACTTCTTATGAAGTGGAATTCACAAAAGGGTCAGACTTCcttgattttaaacatttgaaTGTATTTACTGACAATGGATTTTGTGTATTTGGTTTTTAATGGAAGAACTTTGCGATGTGAAAAGGCGACATGTTCCAAGAAGGAGAAAGACGAATCACTTActgtaacttattttttaaacccAGGCCTTGGCTACTagggcatgtgcttaaattcattcctattcaggacagcaaTTAAATATGTGCTTCTATATTGTCCTGTATCGGGGCCTTGATAATGAAACTTTGTATTTTTATAGACACTTTTCTGGGGTTGTTAAAGCTTTTTACAGACACTAAACCTCACAATTTGAGATTAAGTATTaatacccatttcacagatggggaaactgagacatacaATATTTGTGACTTGACTCAATTTCACTGAGTGAGTTAGTGGAAGATAAACTCCAAGTGTCCTGAATTCCAGCTGTGCTCGTATCATTTGGCTACACTGACTGTTTTCTGTAACTGTTTCTGTAGCTCAGGATTTAAAGTTCATGGCCACAACTAATAGCAGAATGTTTGCATTTAGATGCACTGCTTAGAGTTCTGCTACTCCATTTAGGTAGCAGGATGCTTTCTGAAGTGCGACTTGGTTGTGTGCAGGAGAGACGCAATGGGTTAAACATGAATTCTCTTTATAATACATTTATTCTAAGGGCTTTTTTCTGCCTTTGGCtttaacatttgttttgaaatgacactACTGAGCTTTGAATCCCTTTTGGCCCTGATTTAAAAGACAATGTAAATATTTGCCCATTTTGAATTAATTGCTGtagataatatttttttaaactttttttattgttCCTCCTTTGAATACAGTTTTGGCAGCTCCGCAGGTGACTGCGGTTGCGGTGCGATGCGCATCCAAGAAGAGTGGAGGCAGCTCAAAAAATCTCGGTGGCCACAGCCCCGGGAAACGCTATGGCTATAAGAAAACAGAGGGTAGGTCGGTCAGTCTGTCCTGCTGCTTTATATACTCTGGATTGTGCCCTCCCCAAGTTGCCTGGTTCTCAGGGACTGTTACATGTGAAACTGCTATGTGTTTCAGAGCTCAGATGAGAGGGGCTGTTTGTGACTCTTTGCACCTGAAGGTTTAACCATtggctacaaccacactgcataCAGAACCACCATTGTGAGAGTAGCCAGCAGAAGGCTTGAGTGACACAAGCTCCCTTCCAGATCTGCCTACGTGCAGCAAACTGAAGTTACCAATAAGAACCTGTATTGGTTCTAACTTAACTTGTCTCTGGGGAAtctgggaggaggaacacccCAGGGGGCACCTGATAAGTTAAATGCCCTTTCCCCTCACACTGTGCTCAGAAGCTGGGCATTTCAAGTATTGATAAAGAGGAGAATTATGCGGCTTAGTAGAAGCCAAAGTACAGATGCCTGTCACTGAGTGCCTAACAATTAGGGTGAGTTTGCTGATGGAAAAAACTGATGtaaaaggcaattaaaaaaaaaatgcctgcaGCAAACAGAAAATGCCTTGTGCCCTCAAACTAATCTTTTCAAAGGCTAAAACTGCTTTTTGTCATTGCATATCAACTGCCCTGTATTCCCTGGTAGGAGCATTCTTACTTTAAATGTTTTTAGAGTTTGGGATAATTCCTCTTTAGGAAACATCCCAACCAATGCTGGCTTTGTGAGCCCTTGAGCAGTTCTCATTCTGCCAGCACTCAGACTATAGAGATGCTTATTCTTTTGTAATCTGAATCCATCTCTCTCTGTTGCAGGCGCCTTTGTTCATGCAGGCAACACATTAGCCACCCAACGGATAATACGCTGGCATCCAGGGGCTCATGTGAGTTACTTTTTCATCTATTATAGCTCTCCACAGCAAAGTCCAGAATCCAGCCTTAGCTCTATCAAGGCTCTTCTCTGTTTCCTCAATTGCATTCCATAAAATCCTGAACTCCTTGTTTCACTACCAAACACTTTTTACAGTTCATTCAAAACCAGGTCAGTGCATGAGCCAGATTTAGTAAACAACTGGAGAATTTTGACTATTACTATTGAAAGTTTTGCACGTGAAGTTAAGGGAATTGgttctcatgcttcaggattaGAATaatctctcctccccacctccacagCGTACAGAATTGTCTGCAGTTCCCTGAGTGCGTTGTGTGTATTGCCTTCCTTTGACACATCAGGTACTGGCCATGGCTGAAGCCAGGACATCAGACTAGTGGCTTGGTCCACTTTGTTAAATGATACATAGTGACCTAAACACCTCCTTCCCTTTCTAACAATATACTGTTCATCTCTTCCAGGTGGGGATGGGTTGTAACAAGACTCTCTTTGCTCTGGAGGATGGGATTGTGCGATTCACCAAGGAGGTCTATGTGCCACCACCCcgcagcccagagagcagggaaGTGATCTGTCGTCTACCAAAAGGGGTGGTGCTTTACAAAACCTTCATCAACGTTATCCCCACCAAAGAAGTGGGGAGCTTCAAGCTAGTCACCATGCTCTGAGGCTCTGCTGCCCTGCGCAGTAATGACTGGTGGGGTGGGACTGATCACCGTGACAAACCTGGCACTCAATCAAAAAGATGCCTGGAGGACTCCTCTAGATCTGAAATGACTTGTTGGCAACTCCAGTTTCCTGCTCCTAGAACTCATTGGGTGTAAATTTGAGAGTTACAAGGTAATCCGGACCGCCCTGAAGTTTTTTTGGAGAAATACATATCAAATAGATGTTCTGGGGTTCTCTAACAGCGTGAGGATGTTTGTGgaataaatgtaaaacaaaaagggCTCAGTAAAGCTGCCTT from Malaclemys terrapin pileata isolate rMalTer1 chromosome 13, rMalTer1.hap1, whole genome shotgun sequence includes:
- the EME1 gene encoding crossover junction endonuclease EME1 — protein: MSLESDESDVEHLPKFTFLKQQPPSKERVVVICSSDSEESSPPSPGLEKFPGNQDSDRVSACKDAIARLSSESEEEEEIIPLSERLRGKLVNSKSSKISILLSEDQQLSSCDAVCKARGTVLRQNYEQVVTDCREQLLPKASDTQTRTPVSSWEISASDQDDATEDSKRVPLHQPPVCRSVSPAQSSRSLVAEASSEMSPPQKKSKHSQEERERARQAALQRRREREVQKGQREQDRERKKALANMLKAQRPEECLKHITVVLDPVLLQVEGGGQVLSALQSMNCGCVIESQAVPCSITWRRRRAGSSQVEEGSWIEEPNILVLLRLEDFVSMIYSYRQEVQGGTEGPKETLRSFVACVMERAPGKTLALAVVELEKYFRSHKVQSRKKLRQAVLNGSQVEGQGKRKKRKGKGDSGPELSRVEVEEALVDLQLHTGVQVRLLESWKELGDFASMFTKAVAEAPFKKEREKTGFSFYLESEWCRGVKVDRSGKGLSQVWKRQIQQFNRVSLEMASAIVAAYPSPLLLDQAYRRCLSEWEQQNMLADIPVRRGNGVTATSRRIGPELSKRIYLQMTSRHPDLSLDVTG
- the MRPL27 gene encoding 39S ribosomal protein L27, mitochondrial; amino-acid sequence: MAALGRLAGLGANRLLLAAPQVTAVAVRCASKKSGGSSKNLGGHSPGKRYGYKKTEGAFVHAGNTLATQRIIRWHPGAHVGMGCNKTLFALEDGIVRFTKEVYVPPPRSPESREVICRLPKGVVLYKTFINVIPTKEVGSFKLVTML